A single window of Dermacentor albipictus isolate Rhodes 1998 colony chromosome 1, USDA_Dalb.pri_finalv2, whole genome shotgun sequence DNA harbors:
- the LOC139059500 gene encoding progranulin-like: MKSTEYAVWWLFVTFSSTIVINGAAHKSGVRECPDGRNCGPGTSCTPLSPGGDSYGCCPYDGGMPCIYKGDAAGATVKHGCCPRGHRCLQGTCVRDEGGVSFSYAPAALLAPQRRSLRSTTCSPKQTVECQDHTTCPAGNSCCHTPEFPVGTYSCCPYEYGQVCCADGSCCPAGYRCEPRWGICMPALQQAKRPPRSGTGASSRLRPVPARRGPRAKWPGTMSTSDAPWIQCPDGTYCHQNSTCCSSRSSSSEPSSAEAGRSYACCPHEEAQCCVGVEYCCPKGTRCERFDNQAGHQCRSLNDERGRTVLASKKYPSLDSVPSDTYPSVPCPQWMVCSSGSCCRDQYGAYRCSPYPGGVCCASGISGCPPGTECVD, encoded by the exons AAAAGCACCGAGTACGCTGTGTGGTGGCTGTTTGTCACTTTTTCAAGCACCATAGTCATAAACG GTGCTGCCCACAAATCTGGTGTTCGCGAATGCCCCGACGGCCGCAACTGCGGCCCCGGGACCAGCTGCACACCCCTTTCTCCGGGTGGTGATAGCTACGGCTGTTGTCCATACGACGGAGGCATGCCTTGCATTTACAAAGGCGACGCAGCCGGCGCCACTGTAAAACACGGCTGCTGTCCTCGTGGACACCGTTGTCTACAAGGAACGTGCGTTCGTGACGAAGGCGGTGTCTCCTTTTCGTACGCACCGGCCGCACTCTTGGCTCCTCAGCGGAGGAGTCTACGCAGCACGACGTGCAGTCCAA AGCAGACGGTCGAGTGCCAGGACCACACCACGTGCCCCGCCGGCAATAGCTGCTGCCACACGCCCGAGTTCCCGGTGGGAACGTACTCCTGCTGCCCGTACGAGTACGGCCAGGTGTGCTGTGCCGATGGCAGCTGCTGCCCCGCCGGCTACCGCTGCGAGCCGCGCTGGGGCATCTGCATGCCCGCGCTCCAGCAGGCGAAGCGTCCACCACGCAGCGGTACCGGCGCATCCAGCCGGCTGCGTCCCGTTCCCGCCCGGAGGGGGCCCCGGGCGAAGTGGCCGGGCACGATGAGCACATCCGACG CACCGTGGATTCAGTGCCCCGACGGCACCTACTGCCACCAGAATTCCACCTGCTGCTCCTCCCGTTCCTCTTCGTCGGAGCCCTCTTCAGCCGAAGCCGGTCGCAGCTACGCCTGCTGCCCCCACGAGGAGGCCCAGTGCTGCGTCGGCGTCGAGTACTGCTGCCCGAAAGGAACGCGATGCGAGCGCTTCGACAACCAAGCCGGTCACCAGTGCCGGTCGCTCAACGACGAACGCGGACGGACGGTCCTCGCCTCCAAAAAGTACCCCAGCCTAGACAGTGTGCCCTCGGACACAT ACCCCTCGGTGCCGTGCCCTCAGTGGATGGTGTGCAGCTCGGGCTCGTGCTGCCGCGACCAGTACGGGGCCTACCGGTGCTCCCCGTACCCAGGAGGGGTGTGCTGCGCCTCGGGCATTTCGGGATGTCCGCCGGGCACCGAGTGCGTCGATTGA